A stretch of Anaeromyxobacter dehalogenans 2CP-1 DNA encodes these proteins:
- a CDS encoding GNA1162 family protein, with protein MTTRTPISICLATMLLLAACRSSGRVYHDTDMDFGSIRTVAVMPFSNLTREAAAADRVREVFSSALLATGGIYVLPPGEVARGIARAGVALPTSPSVEEVVKLGSVLKADAVVVGVVKEYGEVRSGTTASNVVSISAQLLETSTGKVVWSGQSTKGGVTLSDRLLGSGGEPVNRITEEAVDELLSQLFH; from the coding sequence ATGACGACCCGAACCCCGATCTCGATCTGCCTGGCGACGATGCTGCTGCTGGCCGCCTGCCGCTCCTCCGGCCGCGTGTACCACGACACCGACATGGACTTCGGCTCGATCCGGACCGTCGCGGTGATGCCCTTCTCCAACCTGACCCGCGAGGCGGCCGCTGCCGACCGCGTGCGCGAGGTGTTCTCGAGCGCGCTCCTGGCGACCGGCGGCATCTACGTGCTGCCCCCGGGCGAGGTCGCCCGCGGGATCGCGCGCGCGGGCGTGGCGCTGCCCACCAGCCCCTCCGTCGAGGAGGTGGTCAAGCTCGGCTCGGTCCTCAAGGCGGATGCGGTGGTCGTCGGGGTCGTCAAGGAGTACGGGGAGGTCCGCTCCGGGACGACGGCCTCGAACGTGGTCTCCATCAGCGCGCAGCTGCTCGAGACCTCGACCGGCAAGGTGGTCTGGTCCGGTCAGTCGACCAAGGGCGGGGTGACGCTCAGTGATCGGCTCCTCGGGAGCGGGGGGGAGCCGGTCAATCGCATCACCGAGGAAGCCGTCGATGAGCTCCTGTCGCAGCTCTTCCACTAG